ATGAAGGATATTACGGCAGTGATTGGTGGTTTAAGCGGTCTGGATACGCAGCAGAATGCGCGCCTGGAGACTGCCTGGGCAACCATTCGCGCCGGCCTGCGCCGGGACATCGGCGCGCGGATGTTCGACCAGTGGCTGAAGGCCGCGCAGCTGGGCGATTATTGCCCCGAATCGCAGACCCTCGACCTGCTGTTCGCATCCGATTTCACCGCCAATTTCGTATCGGGGCAGTTCGGGGACCGGCTGCGTATGGCCTGGCGTTGCGCCGGGGCGGGCGTGCGGGAGGTTCGCCTCCGACGCGCGCCCAATGCTGTCGGCCCGCGCATCCTGGAACTGTCGGCTACCCCCGCCGTTCCGGTGGAAGAGGCTGGCGTCGCGCAGCAACCGGCGTCGAACTTCCAGCCGCGCCACAGTTTCGATGAGTTCGTGACGGGCGAAACCAATCATCTCGCCTTTTCGGCGGCGCAGGCCATGGCGGGCGAAGCCCAGCCCCGCTTCAGCCCGCTCTTCATCCATGGCGGCACCGGGCAGGGCAAGACGCATCTGCTGCATGCCATCGCCCGGACCTTTTCCGATCATTCACCATCGGCGCCGGTGCTCTACATGTCCGCCGAACGCTTCATGATGGAATTCGTGAACGCCATGCGCGCGAACGAGACCATGATGTTCAAGGCGCGGTTGCGCGCGGCGCGGCTGCTGTTGATCGACGACATTCAGTTCATCGCGGGCAAGGGGTCCACGCAGGAAGAGTTTTTGCACACCATCAACGACCTGATCGATTCGGGCGCCCGTATCGTCGTTACCGCCGATCGCGCGCCCCAGATGCTGGACGCCATCGATGCGCGCATTCTCTCGCGTCTGGCGGGCGGGCTGGTCGCGGACATCCGCCCGGCGGGCCTCGACCTGCGCCTCGCGATTCTGGAAGCCAAGCGCGCCATTGCCGGTGATCCGCCGGTGCCGGATGCAGTGGTGGATTTCCTCGCCCGCTCGATCCGCTCGAACGTGCGTGAACTGGAGGGCGCCTTCAACAAGCTGATCGCCTATGGCCAGTTGACCGGCCGGTCGATCGATCTGGAATTTGCCCAGACCATGCTTGCCGACGCCGTGCGCGCCAATGCCCGCCGGATCACCGTCGACGAGATTCAGAAGGCCTGCGCCGCGCATTATAAGATCGACGCGGCGGAGATGCGGTCGAAGCGTCGCGCCCGCGCGGTGGCGCGTCCGCGTCAGGTGGCGATGTATCTGGCCAAGAAGATGACGCCGCGTTCTTTGCCCGAAATCGGTCGCATCTTCGGCGGGCGGGATCACAGCACCGTCATTCATGCGGTCCGCACGATCGAGGATCTGCGGCAGAACAACCCGGATATCGACGCCGATATCCGTGCGCTTCAGCGTTTGCTCGAAGGCTGACAGAAGGGCGGCTTTGGATTAGGCTTTGCGCCATGATCCGACAGTTCGCCCTTCTTCTTGCCGCCTTTCTCTTCTTCTCTCCAGCCGTCGCGCAGGTCCCGGCCGCACCGCCGCCTGCCGATGTCCGGGTGGCGCTCGATACGGGCGCCGGGCGAATCGTCATTGCGGTGCATGTCGCCAAGGCGCCCGTCACCGCCGCCAATTTCCTGCGTTATGTCGATCAGAAGCGGCTGGACGGCACTCTGTTTTATCGCGGTGTCGGCACGGCGGACTATGGCTTCGTGCAAGGCGGGGCGCAGAATGATCCCAAGCGTATCCTGCCGCCCATCGCCCATGAACCGACCACCCAGACCGGCCTCACCCATGACGACGGCGCCCTGTCGATGGCTCGCTACGCACCGGGCAGCGCGACCGGCGATTTCTTCATTGTGCTGGGCAAGATGCCGGGGATGGACGCCCATCCCGAAGCGCAGGGCGACAATCAGGGCTTTGCCGTCTTCGCCCATGTGGTCGAGGGTATGGAGGTGGTGAAGGCGATCCTCGCCTTGCCCAAATCACCGACCATGGGGGAGGGCGTGATGAAGGGCCAGATGCTGGAACAGCCGGTGAAGATCCTGACCGCGCGCCGCATTCCCTGACGGAAGGTCCGCTCCTCGCCGTCACGGTCGACCCCGACCCCGCGCATCGCGCGGCTGGCCGGGGCGTCATCCTCAGAAAAACAGCTTGCGGAAGCTGATCGTCACCGCCCGCCCCAGCGGGTCGAGATAGCCCGGCTGATACCGAACCGGCGTGATCCCGCTCGCATCGGTCACGTCGCGGCGCTGGTTGAACAGATTGTCGATCCCGATCGACACCCGCGCTCCACGCAGGAAGGGATGCTGCTTCACCAGTGCCGGCATCTGCCCCAGATTGGCGAAGAGCCGCAGATCCACCGTCGCAAGGCTGCCGAAGTTCAGCCGCGACGATCCGCTCGACGTTCCGCTGAGGGCGCCGTCGACATGGGTGCCGCTCTCCCAGTCGACGCTCAGCCGCGCGCCCAGACCATTATTGGTGTAGCCCATGCGTGCATTGATCTCATGCCGTGGCTGTCCGCCTGACGATCCGGTGGCCCCGCCATTCAGCAGGTCCAGCTCCGGCACGCCGGGCGCGATCAGGATGCTCTCCGTAAAATGCCAGGTGTGATAGAGGCTGAAGCTCAGCCGCCCGCCACCGCCACCGCCGCGTCCACCGCCAAAGCCGCCGGGGCCGCCGAAGCCGCCTCCGCCCGGCCCGCGGCCGCCGCCACCGTTGAAACCGCCACCGGGGCCGCCGCCACCGCCCGGACCCTGTTCGCCTTCGCCACGCGGCCGGTCGCCGCTCTCCTGACCCTGTGGCGGCTGACCGCCGCCCTGGCCCGCGCCGGGCCCGCGATTGCCGAACATGCCGCGCAGGTCCTGCAATTCCTTGGGTCGCTCCTCAGGCCTGGCGCC
This region of Sphingobium sp. EM0848 genomic DNA includes:
- the dnaA gene encoding chromosomal replication initiator protein DnaA; its protein translation is MKDITAVIGGLSGLDTQQNARLETAWATIRAGLRRDIGARMFDQWLKAAQLGDYCPESQTLDLLFASDFTANFVSGQFGDRLRMAWRCAGAGVREVRLRRAPNAVGPRILELSATPAVPVEEAGVAQQPASNFQPRHSFDEFVTGETNHLAFSAAQAMAGEAQPRFSPLFIHGGTGQGKTHLLHAIARTFSDHSPSAPVLYMSAERFMMEFVNAMRANETMMFKARLRAARLLLIDDIQFIAGKGSTQEEFLHTINDLIDSGARIVVTADRAPQMLDAIDARILSRLAGGLVADIRPAGLDLRLAILEAKRAIAGDPPVPDAVVDFLARSIRSNVRELEGAFNKLIAYGQLTGRSIDLEFAQTMLADAVRANARRITVDEIQKACAAHYKIDAAEMRSKRRARAVARPRQVAMYLAKKMTPRSLPEIGRIFGGRDHSTVIHAVRTIEDLRQNNPDIDADIRALQRLLEG
- a CDS encoding peptidylprolyl isomerase, whose translation is MIRQFALLLAAFLFFSPAVAQVPAAPPPADVRVALDTGAGRIVIAVHVAKAPVTAANFLRYVDQKRLDGTLFYRGVGTADYGFVQGGAQNDPKRILPPIAHEPTTQTGLTHDDGALSMARYAPGSATGDFFIVLGKMPGMDAHPEAQGDNQGFAVFAHVVEGMEVVKAILALPKSPTMGEGVMKGQMLEQPVKILTARRIP